The DNA window AGCAAACTATATGATCTCAAAAAACTTGCTGCTGCCCTTGATCCATCACGGGATAACCTTAGTAAGTATCTTGGTGTTATTACCAATAAGAACCGCTATGCACTCCGTAAGCAAAGTGGTGGGCCTATCGAAGTTCCACAGTTCACTCACATGCGTATTGCAATGGGTTTGAGCTTCAATGAAAAAGATCCTACTGCTGCGGCGATCGATTTTTACCGTCATATGTCAAACCTCGATTACGTTCCTGGTGGTTCAACTCGAGTTAATGCTGGAGGATCTTTTCCGCAGCTCTCTAATTGCTTTCTTCTTGAAGTCCAGGATGATATGGAGTCTATTGCAAAAGGTGTTCGTGATGTTATGTGGATTGCAAAGGGAACTGGTGGTATCGGTATTAGCCTTAATAAACTTCGCGCCGCTGGTAGCCCAGTTAAAACAACAAATACTGAATCAACTGGTCCAATTCCATTCATGAAAATGATAGATACTGCACTTTTTGCAGTTAGTCGCAAAGGTAAAAAAGCTGGTGCTGCTGCGCTTTACATGGAAAACTGGCACCTTAACTTCCCACAGTTTCTTGATCTTAAGCAAAACTCTGGCGATCCATATCTTCGTACTCGCTTAGCTAATACGGCTGTATTCCTCAGCGACGAATTTATGAAACGAGTTCAAAAAGATCAAGATTGGTATATGTTTGATCCAGCTGAAGTGTCTGATCTTCCTGAACTATACGGTATGGAGTTTAGTAAACGTTTTGCTGAATACATTAAAAAAGCTGAAGCAGGTGAGATGCGTGAATTTAATAAAATCAGTGCACGTGAACAGTTCCGCCAGATTTTGACAGTTCTTCAAGCAACATCACACCCATGGTTAACATGGAAAGACACAATTAATGTTCGTGCGCTAAACAATAACACATCAACAATTCATCTTAGTAATCTTTGTACTGAAATTACACTTCCACAAGATGCTGACAACACCGCCGTTTGCAACCTTGTCAGTATTAACTTATCAGCACACTTAAAAGCAGATAAAACGTGGGACTGGGATCGTTTATCATCAAGTACTCGTAGTGCGATTCGTCAGCTCGATAACCTATGTGATATTACAAATACACCAATCCCTGAAGCTATGTTTTCGAACCAACAAAACCGTGCGCTTGGGCTAGGTATAATGGGCTTTACGGATGTTATCGAAAAGCTCGGTCATAGTTACGAATCAGAAGAATCATACGATCTTATGGATCAATTAACTGAGTTCATTAGTTTCAATGCGATCGATGAGTCAGCAGATATGGCAAAAGAATTAGGAAGTTACCCACGCTTCAAGGGAAGTGGGTGGAGCAAGGGTATTCTCCCTATCGATACTGTCGATGAACTCGCAGCTGACCGTAAAGTAAAAGTCGATGTTACTCGTAAGACTCGACTCGATTGGGAAAAACTGCGCGCAAAAGTTAAAAAAGGCATGCGAAATGCAACACTTATGGCTATCGCACCAACAGCAAACATTGCTCACATTGCTGGAACAACACCAGGTATTGATCCTCAGTTTGCACAGATCTTCAGCAGATCGACACTAAACGGAAAATTTCTTGAAGTGAATACAAACTTAGTTCGGGATCTTCGTGAACTTGGACTCTGGGATGAAGTCAAAGAAGATGTTCTGCGACTTCAGGGAGATCTAACAGAGATCGCCGTCATTCCGCAGCACGTAAAAGATGTCTATAAAACTAGTTTTCAGCTCAGCCCATACGCATTTATCGAAGTCGCAGCTCGGGCACAAAAATGGGTTGACCAAGCGATTTCACGCAATATGTACCTTGAAACCCGAAACATTGACGACATGGTAGAGGTTTATACGACCGCATGGAAAAAAGGGTTGAAGACGACATACTATCTGCACGTAAAGCCTCGGCATCAAGCCGAACAAAGTACAGTCAAGGTGAATAAAGCCGAGACGAGTAGCGGGGGAGCGCGCAGAGCAGGATTCGGATTTGCAAAGAAACAAACAACTAACGTATAGCAATCAAAATAGGGGGATAACACAATGAACGCATCACAAATCATCACAGAAGATATGACACTTGAAGAAAAATTAGCTGCAATTGATCAGGCTATGGCAAATGCTCAGGAGCAAGCCAACGAAGAAGCCGCATCTCGTGGTACATTCGCCGCACCACTCGATCCAGCAGATTTAACAATGTGTGAAGGTTGCCAGTAATTTTAATAAGGAGAACATTATGCCAGGAATTTTAGGAACAGGTATCCAAGACGGACTTTTACTTAAACCAATCCATTACCAGTGGGCAATGGATCTCTATGATCAAGCAGTAGCAAACACGTGGTTTCCAAACGAAATTCAGTTAGGACAGGATCTTGCTGACTGGAAGAAGATGAGTGATGAAGAGCGACATGCACTAACGTTTCTTATGAGTTACTTTAATCCAAATGAACTACTAGTTAATAAGGCGTTAGCTTTTGGTGTCTATCCATATGTTAATGCTGCAGAGTGTCACCTTTACCTCGCAAAGCAAATGTGGGAAGAAGCAAACCACTGTATGTCATTTGAGTATGTACTTGAGACATTCCCAATTGATCGTGAAATGGCTTACGCTGCACACGTAGAGACCCCTTCAATGGCGAGAAAAGAAGAGTTTGAGACGAAGTTCATCCGACGTATGACGGAAGATACACTCGATATCGCGACAACCGAAGGTAAGAAAGACTTTGTCCGTAACCTGGTCGCATACAATATTATCCTTGAGGGTATTTGGTTCTACAGTGGATTCATGGTGGCTTTATCATTCCGCCAGCGTAACTTACTGCGTAACTTCGGAAGTCTCATCGACTGGGTTGTACGTGATGAATCACTTCACCTTAAGTTTGGTATCAATTTGATTCTCACTGTTCTTGAAGAGAACGAAGATCTTCAAACAGAAGAATTTGCAAATGAGATCAAACAGATGATTCTTGATGGCGTCGAAATGGAAGAAGCATACAATCGTGATCTTCTACCA is part of the Candidatus Saccharimonadales bacterium genome and encodes:
- a CDS encoding ribonucleotide-diphosphate reductase subunit beta; amino-acid sequence: MPGILGTGIQDGLLLKPIHYQWAMDLYDQAVANTWFPNEIQLGQDLADWKKMSDEERHALTFLMSYFNPNELLVNKALAFGVYPYVNAAECHLYLAKQMWEEANHCMSFEYVLETFPIDREMAYAAHVETPSMARKEEFETKFIRRMTEDTLDIATTEGKKDFVRNLVAYNIILEGIWFYSGFMVALSFRQRNLLRNFGSLIDWVVRDESLHLKFGINLILTVLEENEDLQTEEFANEIKQMILDGVEMEEAYNRDLLPNGILGLNSDYINQYVRYLADRRLEELGFEAHYKVSNPAKWMAAANDTLELVNFFESTNTSYEVNSGGGSSSKAPSLTPAGHHEEEKF
- a CDS encoding ribonucleoside-diphosphate reductase subunit alpha — protein: MSQIQVVKRDGTREPFDANKINLALVKASEGLPDQISKVVQVATELQLTLFDGITSEQLDEAVIHTALQNVKDDPDFDTIAARLLLKNIYKNILGNYETEAELKKLHEQKFAEYIKKGVKDGLLDIRMGSKLYDLKKLAAALDPSRDNLSKYLGVITNKNRYALRKQSGGPIEVPQFTHMRIAMGLSFNEKDPTAAAIDFYRHMSNLDYVPGGSTRVNAGGSFPQLSNCFLLEVQDDMESIAKGVRDVMWIAKGTGGIGISLNKLRAAGSPVKTTNTESTGPIPFMKMIDTALFAVSRKGKKAGAAALYMENWHLNFPQFLDLKQNSGDPYLRTRLANTAVFLSDEFMKRVQKDQDWYMFDPAEVSDLPELYGMEFSKRFAEYIKKAEAGEMREFNKISAREQFRQILTVLQATSHPWLTWKDTINVRALNNNTSTIHLSNLCTEITLPQDADNTAVCNLVSINLSAHLKADKTWDWDRLSSSTRSAIRQLDNLCDITNTPIPEAMFSNQQNRALGLGIMGFTDVIEKLGHSYESEESYDLMDQLTEFISFNAIDESADMAKELGSYPRFKGSGWSKGILPIDTVDELAADRKVKVDVTRKTRLDWEKLRAKVKKGMRNATLMAIAPTANIAHIAGTTPGIDPQFAQIFSRSTLNGKFLEVNTNLVRDLRELGLWDEVKEDVLRLQGDLTEIAVIPQHVKDVYKTSFQLSPYAFIEVAARAQKWVDQAISRNMYLETRNIDDMVEVYTTAWKKGLKTTYYLHVKPRHQAEQSTVKVNKAETSSGGARRAGFGFAKKQTTNV